The Caldicellulosiruptor changbaiensis genome has a segment encoding these proteins:
- the rsgA gene encoding ribosome small subunit-dependent GTPase A, with product MQINGVIVKAIAGFYYVYDREGTIYECKARGVFRKDDITPLVGDNVTIVEKAKGAYVIDKIHPRRNQLIRPPIANVDTAIVVVASVFPEVSFITLDKLLVNVLREKVKPLICVNKVDLDNGKTLEVVKNQYGIFDVIGVSAKTGEGMEKLKEHIKGKISVFAGQSGVGKTSILNCLIPGLNLKVGEISKKIERGRHTTRVVELLRAGEDTYIADTPGFSSIEITGMLKDELKYYYPEFYDYENCKFPGCNHIFEPECGVKAAVNDRKINFERYERYKQIFMQLPAQKEYD from the coding sequence ATGCAGATAAATGGGGTTATTGTAAAAGCAATTGCGGGTTTTTATTACGTCTATGACCGTGAAGGTACCATTTACGAGTGCAAAGCACGTGGAGTGTTTAGGAAGGATGATATAACTCCGCTTGTTGGAGACAATGTTACAATTGTGGAAAAAGCAAAAGGAGCTTATGTAATAGACAAGATTCATCCACGGAGAAACCAGCTTATAAGACCACCAATTGCAAATGTGGATACTGCAATTGTTGTAGTAGCTTCTGTTTTCCCTGAGGTTTCTTTCATTACACTTGACAAATTACTTGTAAATGTTTTAAGAGAAAAGGTAAAACCCCTTATCTGTGTTAATAAGGTTGACCTTGACAATGGCAAAACATTAGAGGTTGTAAAAAATCAGTATGGTATATTTGACGTCATAGGAGTGTCTGCAAAGACTGGTGAAGGAATGGAAAAATTAAAAGAGCATATCAAAGGAAAGATATCTGTTTTTGCAGGCCAGTCAGGTGTAGGAAAAACATCTATTTTGAACTGTTTAATCCCCGGTTTGAATCTTAAGGTTGGGGAGATTTCTAAAAAGATTGAAAGAGGAAGGCACACCACAAGGGTGGTTGAACTTTTACGAGCAGGTGAAGACACATATATTGCCGATACACCAGGCTTTAGTTCAATAGAGATTACGGGAATGCTCAAAGATGAGCTAAAGTACTATTATCCAGAATTCTATGATTACGAGAATTGTAAATTTCCAGGATGTAATCATATCTTTGAACCAGAATGTGGTGTAAAAGCAGCTGTAAACGATAGGAAGATAAACTTTGAGAGGTATGAACGTTACAAGCAGATATTTATGCAGCTTCCTGCCCAAAAGGAATATGATTAA